Proteins found in one Polyodon spathula isolate WHYD16114869_AA chromosome 10, ASM1765450v1, whole genome shotgun sequence genomic segment:
- the LOC121321385 gene encoding tumor necrosis factor receptor superfamily member 6-like, with product MEPTCEQCPLGTYTSYPNYLTDCEACKICDEENGFVEELPCKMTSNRKCRCLKGFYCDAKTDCFHCTPCQKCGNSEIEEKECTQTNNTVCKPTAKSGSSWWLFLIILPIMAIIIGSVYCWITKKLCFGKKYKLDIDENITCTTTEANPLLPDIDLQPHLYFIADTVGFSETRKFLLTNGFSKGEVENIVGNNPNNVRDQTFELWAEWLQQHGIPNAYSTLIKTLQEMKLNQNADAILRKIGKGVKNLNGDSDCEDA from the exons ATGGAACCAACCTGTGAGCAGTGTCCATTAGGAACATATACTTCCTACCCAAACTACTTAACGGACTGTGAAGCTTGTAAAATATGTGACGAAGAGAATG GGTTTGTGGAAGAGTTGCCATGCAAGATGACTAGTAACAGAAAGTGCAGATGTCTGAAGGGCTTCTATTGTGATGCCAAGACAGACTGTTTCCACTGTACACCCTGCCAAAA GTGCGGAAATTCTGAGATTGAAGAAAAGGAATGTACACAAACCAACAACACGGTCTGCAAGCCAACAGCAAAAA GTGGCAGCAGTTGGTGGCTCTTTCTTATCATTTTACCTATAATGGCAATAATAATAGGGTCAGTTTATTGTTGGATCACCAAAAAACTCTGCTTTG GCAAAAAATATAAACTTGATATTGATGAAAACATAACATGTACTACTACTGAG GCTAACCCTCTTCTTCCAG atattgacCTTCAACCCCATCTCTACTTTATTGCGGACACAGTTGGCTTCAGTGAGACAAGGAAGTTTCTTttaacaaatggattttccaAGGGAGAAGTTGAAAATATTGTAGGGAACAATCCAAACAATGTTAGGGATCAGACCTTTGAATTATGGGCGGAATGGTTACAACAACATGGAATTCCCAATGCCTACTCCACTTTGATAAAGACGCTCCAGGAAATGAAACTAAACCAAAATGCTGATGCAATACTCAGGAAAATCGGAAAAGGTGTTAAAAATTTAAATGGAGACAGTGATTGTGAAGATGCATAG